A region from the Vibrio artabrorum genome encodes:
- the rbsK gene encoding ribokinase, producing MTQLIVLGSVNADHVLQVPSFPRPGETLIGGNYQVIPGGKGANQAVAAARLNADIGFIACVGDDPFGINIRQDFAKDGINIDGVIVADNTPTGIAMIQVSATGENSICLSAEANNKLTCEQIEPHLEKIRTAKYLLTQLETPIEGIEYAAKVAKESGTQVILNPAPARPLSDSLLACVDVITPNETEAEVLTGITVTDNASAHQAALALHAKGIETVMITLGAKGVWVSHRGQGNEASEGELIAGFRVEATDTTAAGDTFNGALVTGLLEDMPLERAIKFAHAAAAISVTRFGAQTSIPSRTETDAFLAEQLSA from the coding sequence ATGACTCAACTGATTGTTTTAGGTAGTGTTAACGCTGACCACGTACTGCAAGTTCCTTCGTTCCCTCGTCCAGGTGAAACCTTGATTGGCGGTAACTATCAAGTCATCCCTGGCGGTAAAGGCGCAAACCAAGCCGTAGCGGCAGCAAGATTAAACGCAGACATTGGCTTCATCGCCTGTGTTGGTGACGACCCATTTGGCATCAACATTCGTCAAGATTTTGCTAAAGATGGCATCAATATCGACGGTGTTATCGTTGCAGACAACACGCCAACGGGCATCGCGATGATCCAAGTATCAGCAACGGGTGAAAACAGCATTTGTCTTTCTGCGGAAGCCAATAACAAGCTGACTTGTGAACAAATCGAACCACACTTAGAAAAGATTCGCACGGCTAAATACCTGCTGACTCAACTTGAAACGCCCATTGAAGGCATCGAATACGCAGCAAAAGTAGCCAAAGAGAGTGGCACACAAGTGATTCTAAACCCCGCACCTGCTCGTCCATTATCGGATTCACTGCTTGCTTGTGTTGATGTGATTACACCAAACGAAACCGAAGCAGAAGTGCTGACAGGCATTACCGTGACGGACAACGCATCAGCTCATCAGGCGGCGTTGGCTCTGCATGCTAAAGGCATCGAGACAGTAATGATCACCCTTGGCGCTAAAGGCGTTTGGGTGAGTCATCGCGGTCAAGGTAATGAAGCCAGCGAAGGTGAATTAATCGCAGGCTTTCGTGTTGAAGCGACCGACACAACCGCTGCTGGTGACACCTTTAACGGCGCACTGGTGACAGGCTTGCTTGAAGATATGCCACTAGAGCGTGCGATTAAATTTGCCCACGCTGCTGCTGCTATCTCTGTGACACGCTTTGGTGCTCAAACGTCGATTCCAAGCCGTACTGAAACCGATGCGTTTTTGGCAGAGCAACTGTCTGCTTAG
- the rbsB gene encoding ribose ABC transporter substrate-binding protein RbsB — protein sequence MKKLATLISAALLSTTVSVSAQAQDTMAIVLSTLNNPFFVTMKDGAEAKAEELGYKLIVLDSQNDPSKELSNIEDLTIRGVKAILINPTDSDAVSNAIRMANRSNIPVLTLDRGASRGDVVSHIASDNVIGGEMAGHFIMEKVGEKAKVIQLEGIAGTSAARERGEGFMNAVNGSDLELLASQPADFDRTKGLNVMENLLAANPDVQAVFAQNDEMALGALRAVQASGKKVMIVGFDGTEDGIAAVNRGLLGATVAQQPDLIGSLGIEIADKVLKGETVDKYVPVPLKIIAK from the coding sequence ATGAAAAAATTAGCGACTCTTATTTCTGCTGCTCTTCTTTCTACAACGGTATCTGTGTCTGCACAGGCGCAAGATACAATGGCCATCGTTCTGTCTACATTGAACAACCCATTCTTCGTAACCATGAAAGATGGCGCAGAAGCGAAAGCAGAAGAGCTAGGCTACAAGCTTATCGTTCTTGATTCTCAAAACGACCCAAGCAAAGAGCTGTCGAACATTGAAGATCTAACCATTCGCGGTGTTAAAGCAATCCTAATTAACCCAACGGATTCAGACGCCGTATCTAACGCAATTCGCATGGCTAACCGCTCAAACATTCCAGTCCTCACGCTAGACCGTGGTGCAAGCCGTGGTGACGTAGTGAGCCACATCGCGTCTGATAACGTAATCGGTGGTGAAATGGCTGGCCACTTCATCATGGAAAAAGTGGGCGAAAAAGCGAAAGTAATCCAGCTTGAAGGTATCGCTGGGACTTCTGCCGCTCGTGAACGTGGTGAAGGCTTCATGAACGCAGTAAACGGCAGCGATCTTGAACTCCTAGCAAGCCAACCTGCTGATTTCGACCGAACTAAAGGTCTAAACGTAATGGAAAACTTGCTTGCCGCTAACCCAGATGTACAAGCAGTATTCGCGCAAAACGATGAAATGGCACTCGGTGCACTTCGTGCCGTTCAAGCTTCAGGTAAGAAGGTAATGATCGTTGGCTTTGATGGCACTGAAGACGGCATCGCGGCGGTTAACCGAGGCCTACTGGGCGCAACGGTTGCACAACAGCCTGACCTAATCGGTTCTCTAGGTATCGAAATAGCAGACAAAGTACTAAAAGGCGAAACCGTAGACAAGTACGTACCCGTACCTCTAAAAATCATTGCTAAGTAA
- the rbsC gene encoding ribose ABC transporter permease — MSTKTMSKTTEAPKKKPLISKEWLIDQKSLIALIFLIVVVSFLNPNFFTVDNILNILRQTSVNAIIAVGMTLVILTAGIDLSVGSVLALCGAFAASMIGMEIPVMIAVPTALVAGAALGAISGVIIAKGKVQAFIATLVTMTLLRGVTMVYTDGRPISTGFTDTADAFAWFGTGYAMGVPVPVWIMVVVFAAVWYLLNHTRFGRYVYALGGNESATRLSGIDVDKVKIGVYAICGLLAAVAGIIVASRLSSAQPTAGMGYELDAIAAVVLGGTSLAGGRGRIMGTLIGALIIGFLNNALNLLDVSSYYQMIAKAVVILLAVLVDNKNK, encoded by the coding sequence ATGAGTACTAAAACCATGAGCAAAACAACTGAAGCTCCAAAGAAAAAACCGTTAATCAGCAAAGAGTGGCTGATTGATCAAAAGTCATTAATTGCTTTGATCTTCTTGATTGTTGTCGTTTCTTTCTTAAACCCGAATTTCTTTACCGTCGACAACATCCTCAACATTCTGCGCCAAACCTCGGTTAACGCCATTATCGCTGTAGGTATGACGCTGGTTATCTTAACCGCGGGTATCGACTTGAGTGTTGGCTCTGTACTGGCACTGTGTGGGGCATTCGCAGCCAGCATGATTGGTATGGAAATCCCTGTCATGATAGCGGTGCCAACCGCTCTTGTAGCCGGTGCAGCATTAGGTGCTATCAGTGGTGTGATTATCGCCAAGGGTAAGGTTCAAGCCTTCATCGCAACGCTTGTAACTATGACTCTATTGCGCGGCGTGACCATGGTTTACACCGACGGTCGTCCTATCTCTACTGGCTTCACAGACACAGCAGACGCATTCGCTTGGTTCGGTACAGGCTACGCAATGGGCGTTCCAGTTCCAGTATGGATCATGGTCGTGGTATTCGCAGCGGTATGGTACCTGCTTAACCACACACGCTTTGGCCGTTACGTTTACGCTCTGGGTGGCAACGAATCAGCCACTCGCCTATCAGGCATCGACGTAGACAAAGTAAAAATCGGCGTTTATGCAATCTGTGGTCTGTTAGCCGCGGTTGCCGGCATCATCGTCGCATCTCGCTTGTCATCAGCTCAACCCACTGCAGGTATGGGTTATGAGCTAGACGCTATCGCCGCAGTAGTACTGGGTGGCACAAGCTTAGCCGGCGGTCGTGGTCGCATTATGGGCACATTGATTGGTGCATTGATTATCGGCTTCCTAAACAACGCCCTAAACCTATTAGACGTATCTTCTTACTACCAGATGATTGCAAAAGCAGTGGTTATTCTTCTGGCGGTATTGGTCGATAACAAAAACAAATAA
- the rbsA gene encoding ribose ABC transporter ATP-binding protein RbsA — protein sequence MTQAILELSSIEKAFPGVKALDKASLNVYPGRVMALMGENGAGKSTLMKVLTGIYHLDGGTIAYQGKPAAFKGPRDSQQAGISIIHQELNLIPELTIAENIFLGREITSTMGRILWNEMYQEADKLLKRLNVKHSSKTPLGQLSLGEQQMVEIAKALSFESKVIIMDEPTDALTDTETESLFKVINELRDEGCGIVYISHRLKEIFEICDDITVLRDGKFIGQCEVKDTDEDGLIEMMVGRKLDEQYPRIGQSHGETCLEVIGLTGSGVHDVSFTLKRGEILGVSGLMGAGRTELMKVIYGALPSERGVINLENKTINPVSPRDGLANGIAYISEDRKGDGLVLGLSVKENMSLCSLDLLTKSGQIQHKDEVIAVDDFIKLFNIKTPTREQIIGNLSGGNQQKVAIAKGLMTKPKVLILDEPTRGVDVGAKKEIYQLINKFKADGMSIILVSSEMPEVLGMSDRIMVMHEGRVSGEFDAKEANQELLLACAVGKKINEDAA from the coding sequence ATGACTCAAGCCATTTTAGAACTTAGCTCAATTGAGAAAGCCTTCCCTGGTGTGAAAGCACTGGATAAGGCAAGCCTCAACGTTTATCCAGGACGCGTAATGGCGTTAATGGGTGAAAACGGTGCAGGTAAATCAACGCTCATGAAAGTGCTTACGGGTATCTATCACTTGGACGGCGGCACGATCGCCTACCAAGGAAAGCCTGCTGCATTTAAAGGGCCGCGTGATTCTCAACAAGCAGGCATTAGTATTATTCACCAAGAACTGAATCTAATTCCTGAGTTGACCATCGCCGAGAACATCTTCTTAGGTCGTGAAATCACGAGCACTATGGGTCGCATCTTGTGGAACGAGATGTACCAAGAAGCCGACAAGCTACTTAAACGCCTTAACGTGAAACACAGCTCAAAAACACCTTTAGGTCAGTTGAGCCTTGGTGAGCAGCAAATGGTAGAGATCGCGAAAGCCCTATCGTTTGAATCTAAAGTCATCATCATGGATGAACCAACCGATGCGCTCACCGATACCGAAACTGAATCTCTGTTTAAGGTGATTAACGAACTGCGCGATGAAGGCTGTGGCATTGTTTACATTTCTCACCGTTTGAAAGAGATCTTCGAGATTTGTGATGACATTACCGTGCTGCGTGACGGTAAGTTCATTGGTCAGTGTGAAGTAAAGGACACCGACGAAGATGGCCTAATCGAAATGATGGTTGGCCGTAAGCTAGACGAACAATATCCACGTATCGGCCAGAGCCACGGTGAAACTTGTCTTGAAGTGATTGGCCTGACGGGTTCTGGTGTTCACGATGTAAGCTTTACACTAAAACGCGGTGAAATTTTGGGTGTTTCGGGCTTAATGGGGGCAGGTCGTACTGAACTGATGAAAGTGATTTACGGTGCCCTTCCAAGTGAACGCGGTGTCATCAACCTAGAAAACAAAACCATCAACCCTGTCAGCCCGAGAGACGGCTTGGCCAATGGCATTGCTTACATCTCTGAAGACCGTAAAGGTGATGGCTTAGTTCTAGGGCTTTCTGTTAAAGAAAACATGTCGTTATGTTCGCTTGACCTACTGACAAAAAGCGGTCAAATCCAACATAAAGACGAAGTGATTGCGGTTGATGACTTCATCAAACTGTTCAACATCAAAACCCCGACTCGCGAACAAATTATTGGCAACCTTTCTGGTGGTAACCAACAGAAAGTGGCTATCGCTAAGGGCTTGATGACCAAACCAAAAGTACTGATTCTCGACGAGCCAACACGCGGTGTCGATGTCGGTGCGAAGAAAGAGATTTACCAACTCATTAATAAATTTAAAGCCGACGGCATGAGCATCATCTTAGTCTCATCTGAAATGCCAGAAGTATTAGGAATGAGTGACCGCATCATGGTGATGCATGAAGGCCGTGTAAGCGGTGAATTTGATGCTAAAGAAGCAAACCAAGAATTATTACTGGCGTGTGCGGTCGGTAAAAAGATCAACGAGGACGCAGCATGA
- the rbsD gene encoding D-ribose pyranase produces MKKSTLINSELSYLVATLGHTDEITICDAGLPIPDHVTRIDLALTHGVPSFQQTVKTMLDESQIEGVVIAEEFAKVSPEHHAALIDLIKTEEARCGKSLSITYITHEEFKQRTHESRAVIRTGECTPYANVIFQAGVTF; encoded by the coding sequence ATGAAAAAAAGTACCCTAATAAACTCTGAACTCTCTTACCTAGTGGCGACTCTTGGTCACACAGATGAAATCACGATTTGCGACGCGGGCCTGCCTATTCCAGACCACGTAACTCGTATTGATCTTGCGTTAACTCATGGTGTTCCAAGCTTTCAGCAAACGGTAAAAACCATGCTGGATGAATCTCAAATTGAAGGGGTTGTGATTGCTGAAGAGTTTGCGAAAGTAAGCCCTGAACACCACGCTGCGCTGATTGATTTAATCAAAACTGAAGAAGCACGTTGTGGTAAATCACTTTCGATTACTTACATCACTCATGAAGAATTCAAACAGCGTACGCATGAAAGCCGCGCAGTGATTCGCACCGGTGAATGCACACCCTATGCAAATGTTATTTTCCAAGCTGGCGTCACGTTTTAA
- a CDS encoding endonuclease/exonuclease/phosphatase family protein, which translates to MNKPNQITFATFNLLNYLEPPNAYYDFENIYSFEEWQKKQHWIAQAIKSLDCDVIGFQEIFSPESLQRLMEALGYPYFAVVDNAHVEDDYMYTSPVVGIASRYPIEKVQPVTPDSTLLTAFNLGDNFSFNRTPVHATITLPHLGTTDCYVVHFKSQRPTEPKVELVDKGNAQQGEKPQSDTLTRFHQEQLGAWLSSVQRGLEAQMLHQYITHQRHQTDQPVVLMGDFNKPLFHDEFKGLLSYSINRDENSKHWLSHFRLKDSWDLYHQLHQEDLLQQRKPTHYYGANGSVLDYILMSNEFDCRNSSSLMELSRYTVLDHHLINPSFEHDQFSTDHAVVSVTAHIRET; encoded by the coding sequence TTGAACAAACCAAACCAAATAACATTCGCGACGTTCAACCTGTTGAACTACCTCGAGCCACCGAATGCTTATTATGATTTTGAGAACATCTACAGCTTCGAGGAATGGCAGAAGAAGCAACATTGGATAGCTCAAGCGATTAAATCATTAGATTGCGATGTGATTGGCTTTCAAGAAATATTCAGCCCTGAATCTTTGCAGCGACTCATGGAAGCGTTGGGCTACCCATACTTTGCAGTCGTCGATAACGCGCACGTTGAAGATGATTATATGTATACCTCACCGGTTGTGGGTATTGCTTCCCGTTATCCGATTGAAAAGGTGCAACCTGTTACGCCAGATTCGACGTTACTGACAGCCTTCAACCTTGGCGACAATTTCTCATTCAACCGAACACCTGTTCACGCGACGATTACGTTACCCCATTTAGGTACAACCGACTGCTATGTTGTACATTTTAAATCACAACGTCCGACAGAGCCAAAAGTGGAACTTGTCGATAAGGGTAACGCTCAGCAAGGCGAAAAACCACAAAGTGACACGCTCACCCGCTTCCACCAAGAACAACTTGGCGCTTGGCTATCAAGTGTCCAGCGCGGTCTAGAAGCTCAGATGCTGCATCAATACATCACCCATCAACGTCATCAGACTGATCAACCGGTTGTGTTGATGGGTGACTTTAACAAGCCTCTATTCCACGATGAGTTTAAAGGGCTATTAAGTTATTCAATCAACCGAGACGAAAACAGCAAGCATTGGCTTTCCCACTTCCGCTTAAAAGACAGCTGGGATCTGTACCATCAACTGCATCAAGAAGACTTGCTTCAACAACGTAAACCAACCCATTACTACGGCGCTAATGGATCGGTACTGGACTACATTTTGATGTCGAATGAGTTTGATTGTCGGAACTCATCCAGCTTAATGGAGCTCTCTCGCTACACAGTACTCGACCATCACCTCATTAATCCAAGTTTTGAACACGACCAATTCAGTACGGACCATGCTGTTGTTTCTGTCACCGCACATATCCGAGAGACGTAA
- the bla gene encoding class A beta-lactamase, translating into MKKYTSLVLVLLSVFFSTSSLSHSLEPQSIEQIESRVSAHIGIAVYDSATKQTWSYKGDERFPMMSTFKTLACANLLYDAENKGLDLDSKVNIKSEDLIVWSPVTKELVDKGISLRDACNATMTMSDNTAANIVLGGIDGPNGLTQFLRSIGDSNTRLDHLEPELNHARPGDARDTTTPNSIVMTLNELMYGDTLSQASTSTLKGWMMGNKVSDGMLRSILPSGWNIADRSGAGAYGSRAITAIVWSETRAPLIISISLTETKLTIPERDTVINEIGELIFDAYLVQ; encoded by the coding sequence ATGAAAAAATATACTTCTCTCGTTCTTGTGCTGCTGAGCGTTTTCTTTTCTACGTCATCGTTGAGTCATTCCTTAGAACCTCAATCTATTGAGCAAATTGAATCTCGTGTATCGGCACACATTGGTATTGCTGTTTATGATTCTGCGACTAAGCAAACATGGAGTTATAAGGGCGACGAACGCTTTCCGATGATGAGTACCTTTAAAACCCTGGCTTGTGCGAATCTTCTTTATGATGCTGAAAACAAAGGGCTGGATTTGGATTCAAAGGTCAACATTAAGTCTGAAGACCTCATTGTTTGGTCTCCAGTGACTAAAGAGCTAGTCGATAAAGGCATTTCACTTAGAGATGCGTGTAACGCAACCATGACGATGAGTGACAATACCGCCGCAAATATTGTGCTAGGTGGAATAGATGGACCCAATGGCTTAACTCAGTTCCTGCGTTCTATTGGAGACAGCAATACTCGTCTTGACCATTTGGAGCCAGAATTGAATCATGCTCGACCTGGTGATGCTCGCGATACCACAACACCGAATAGCATTGTGATGACGTTGAATGAGTTGATGTATGGCGATACGTTGTCACAAGCGTCCACATCGACGTTAAAAGGCTGGATGATGGGCAATAAAGTGTCTGACGGAATGCTGCGTTCTATCTTGCCTAGTGGTTGGAATATTGCCGATAGATCGGGTGCTGGGGCTTATGGCTCACGCGCTATCACGGCTATCGTATGGAGTGAAACTCGCGCTCCGTTGATCATCAGTATCTCTCTTACGGAAACCAAGTTAACCATTCCAGAGCGTGACACGGTGATTAATGAAATTGGTGAACTTATCTTTGACGCGTATCTCGTGCAGTAG
- a CDS encoding extracellular solute-binding protein, with amino-acid sequence MGTDLRRKASQRTQFFRLNLASCAVMLPLIALQPSVTYASDTESTPAVTVIETTQLVGFGEAKYPADFTHFDYVNPDAPKQGKVTYGSIGTYDSFNRFGSRGVAASYSGELYDTLMYSPNDEIDAYYPLIASKVRYASDFSWMEIDINPNAKFQDGEPITAHDVAFTFDKFSKEGVPQYRVYYKDIKSVKAVSDLLVRIEMNTPNREKLFSFAQSTRVLPKHFWKDRKLSEPLSEPPVGSGPYKVISYKSGQSVTYGLDENYWAADLPVNVGRNNFKQVQYDYYRDDTVMLEAFKAGEFDLRIENSAKFWANSYTGANFDKGYIVKEEINHEKPETTQGFIFNIQSPVFSDPKVREALTYAMDFEWMNKNMFYGQYKRTRSYFQNTDYEAKGLPSEAEVALLSQYKDQIPARVFTDEFQPSVTDGSGRIRSQMRTAFKLLKEAGWVLKNKVMTNEKTGKPMSFELLIYSPTIERIATPLQKNLKRMGIEMKIRTVDTTQYIKRLRDRDFDMVSSSFAANFYPSPNLMIVWNSNYIDSTYNTAGVIDPVVDALTEEIARNQQHPDKLLTLGRSLDRVLQWNFYTIPQWHVGEYRVAMWDKFERPAVLPKYDLGIDTWWISEEKAALLPEKRR; translated from the coding sequence ATGGGAACAGATCTTCGACGCAAGGCCTCGCAGCGCACTCAGTTTTTCAGGTTAAATTTAGCCTCATGTGCAGTCATGCTGCCGCTTATTGCTCTACAACCCTCCGTTACTTACGCATCCGACACCGAATCCACTCCCGCCGTCACCGTTATTGAGACCACACAACTGGTTGGTTTTGGTGAAGCAAAATACCCAGCCGATTTTACTCACTTCGATTACGTTAATCCTGATGCGCCAAAGCAAGGCAAAGTGACCTATGGCAGCATAGGTACCTACGATAGCTTTAATCGATTCGGTTCCCGCGGCGTTGCAGCCAGCTATTCCGGTGAACTTTACGATACCTTGATGTATTCTCCGAACGACGAGATTGATGCGTATTATCCATTGATCGCTTCTAAGGTACGCTACGCCAGTGATTTCTCTTGGATGGAAATCGACATCAACCCAAACGCTAAATTCCAAGATGGTGAACCTATCACCGCACACGATGTCGCCTTCACTTTTGATAAATTTTCAAAAGAGGGGGTGCCTCAGTATCGTGTGTATTACAAAGATATCAAGTCAGTAAAAGCGGTCTCTGATTTGTTAGTTCGTATTGAAATGAACACGCCAAACCGCGAGAAACTGTTCAGCTTTGCGCAAAGCACGCGTGTATTACCGAAACATTTCTGGAAAGACAGAAAGCTATCTGAGCCTCTCAGTGAACCCCCCGTTGGTAGTGGTCCTTATAAGGTCATCAGCTATAAATCGGGCCAAAGTGTGACCTACGGTTTAGACGAAAACTACTGGGCTGCGGATCTACCTGTTAATGTTGGTCGCAATAACTTTAAGCAAGTGCAATATGACTACTACCGTGACGATACGGTAATGCTAGAAGCTTTTAAAGCAGGAGAGTTCGATCTTCGAATTGAGAACTCGGCTAAGTTCTGGGCCAACTCGTATACTGGGGCGAACTTTGATAAAGGCTATATCGTCAAAGAAGAGATCAACCATGAAAAGCCAGAAACGACTCAAGGCTTCATCTTCAATATCCAGTCTCCGGTATTTTCGGATCCTAAAGTGCGTGAAGCGCTAACCTACGCGATGGACTTTGAGTGGATGAACAAGAATATGTTCTATGGTCAGTACAAACGGACGCGCAGCTACTTCCAAAATACCGACTATGAAGCGAAGGGCTTGCCAAGTGAAGCTGAAGTGGCGTTGTTGTCTCAGTACAAAGACCAAATTCCGGCGCGTGTTTTCACCGATGAATTCCAGCCCTCAGTCACCGATGGCAGTGGCCGAATTCGCAGCCAGATGCGTACCGCTTTCAAATTGCTGAAAGAGGCAGGATGGGTGCTGAAGAACAAAGTCATGACCAACGAAAAGACCGGTAAGCCGATGTCATTTGAGTTGTTGATTTACAGCCCAACCATAGAACGTATCGCAACGCCGCTTCAAAAGAACCTGAAGCGCATGGGTATTGAGATGAAAATCCGTACCGTTGATACCACTCAGTACATCAAACGTCTTCGCGACCGTGACTTTGATATGGTCTCTTCATCGTTTGCTGCCAATTTTTATCCTAGTCCGAACTTAATGATCGTTTGGAATTCTAACTACATTGATTCGACTTACAATACAGCGGGTGTGATTGATCCTGTGGTGGATGCGTTAACAGAAGAAATTGCGCGTAACCAACAGCATCCTGATAAGCTTCTAACACTCGGCCGTTCACTTGACCGCGTATTACAGTGGAATTTCTACACTATCCCGCAGTGGCACGTGGGCGAATACCGCGTAGCGATGTGGGACAAGTTTGAGCGTCCGGCTGTATTGCCTAAATACGATTTAGGCATCGATACGTGGTGGATTTCAGAAGAGAAGGCAGCTTTGCTTCCTGAAAAACGTCGCTAG
- a CDS encoding microcin C ABC transporter permease YejB, translating to MAAYIFRRLLLVIPTLWAIITINFFIIQIAPGGPVEQAIAQLEGHNSGIMERFSGGGQEVDLSESDQASASGYKGSRGLDPEVVAEIKKQFGFDKPVHVRYFDMLKNYATFNFGESLFKGGNVIDLIIERLPVSISLGLWSTLIIYVISIPLGIMKAIHHGSRFDIWSSAVVIVGYAVPGFLFAIILIILFASGNYFSWFPLRGLVSSHFDQLNWYQQIGDYFWHLALPIFAMVIGGFATLSMLTKNSFLDEINKQYVVTARAKGLDESSILYKHVFRNAMLIIIAGFPSAFISIFFTGSMLIEVMFSLEGIGLLGFESTIQRDYPVVFSSLYIMTLLGLLLSIISDLTYTWVDPRIDFEAR from the coding sequence ATGGCTGCGTACATATTTCGACGCTTATTGTTGGTGATCCCCACGCTGTGGGCGATCATCACCATTAACTTTTTTATTATCCAGATTGCTCCAGGAGGTCCGGTAGAGCAGGCCATTGCTCAACTAGAAGGACACAATTCCGGTATTATGGAGCGCTTTTCTGGTGGTGGACAAGAAGTTGATTTAAGCGAAAGTGACCAAGCGTCTGCCAGTGGCTATAAAGGCTCTCGCGGGCTTGATCCTGAAGTGGTTGCAGAGATCAAAAAGCAGTTTGGTTTTGATAAGCCGGTTCACGTTCGCTACTTTGATATGTTGAAAAATTACGCGACCTTTAACTTCGGTGAAAGCCTGTTTAAGGGCGGTAACGTGATTGATTTGATCATCGAGCGACTGCCTGTTTCCATTTCATTAGGGTTATGGAGTACCTTAATCATCTACGTGATCTCGATACCTTTAGGCATTATGAAGGCGATACATCACGGATCCCGCTTTGATATTTGGTCGAGTGCGGTGGTGATTGTTGGCTACGCCGTTCCGGGCTTTTTGTTTGCGATTATCCTGATTATTTTGTTCGCGAGTGGTAACTACTTCAGTTGGTTCCCATTGCGTGGTTTGGTATCGAGTCACTTCGACCAGCTTAACTGGTATCAGCAAATTGGCGACTATTTCTGGCATTTAGCTTTGCCTATCTTTGCGATGGTCATCGGTGGCTTTGCAACACTCAGCATGCTGACCAAAAATTCCTTCCTTGATGAAATTAATAAGCAATATGTGGTGACCGCACGAGCAAAAGGTTTGGACGAGAGCAGCATTCTCTACAAGCACGTTTTCCGTAACGCGATGTTGATCATTATCGCCGGTTTTCCGAGCGCATTTATTAGTATTTTCTTCACGGGTTCTATGTTGATTGAAGTGATGTTTTCACTCGAAGGTATCGGTCTGCTTGGCTTTGAGTCGACCATTCAGCGAGATTACCCGGTGGTGTTCAGCTCTCTCTATATTATGACCTTGCTCGGCTTGCTGCTGAGCATTATCTCCGACCTGACGTATACCTGGGTTGATCCTCGAATTGATTTTGAAGCGCGTTAA
- a CDS encoding ABC transporter permease, translating to MFNNPLAEARWLRFKANKRGFISLWIFTILFGLSLFAEMIANDKPLLVSYDNQWFVPIINQYAETEFGGEFETEADYKDPYVIELIEDSGYIVWPIIPFSYDTINFDISGAVPSEPDSVNWLGTDDKGRDVLARIIYGFRISVLFGFILTIVSSVIGVVVGATQGYYGGWVDLFGQRFIEVWSGMPTLFLLIILSSFIEPNFWWLLGIMVLFSWMSLVGIVRAEFLRCRNFDYVRAAQAMGVDDKRIMLRHMLPNAMVASLTMMPFILSGSVTTLTSLDFLGFGLPAGSPSLGELLAQGKANLQAPWLGISAFVVLSLMLTLLVFVGEAVRDAFDPHQQK from the coding sequence ATGTTTAACAACCCTTTAGCTGAAGCTCGTTGGTTACGTTTTAAAGCAAACAAGCGTGGTTTTATCTCCCTTTGGATATTTACCATTCTGTTTGGACTGAGTCTGTTCGCCGAGATGATTGCCAACGATAAGCCACTTTTGGTTTCTTATGATAATCAGTGGTTTGTACCCATTATCAATCAGTATGCCGAGACCGAGTTTGGTGGCGAGTTTGAAACCGAAGCGGATTACAAAGACCCGTATGTTATCGAACTTATTGAAGACAGCGGTTACATCGTGTGGCCAATCATTCCGTTTAGCTACGATACGATAAACTTCGATATTTCAGGCGCGGTGCCATCGGAGCCAGATTCAGTCAACTGGCTCGGAACCGATGATAAAGGGCGCGATGTGTTAGCTCGCATCATTTATGGCTTTCGTATCTCTGTTCTGTTTGGTTTCATTCTGACGATTGTATCGAGCGTGATTGGTGTGGTTGTTGGGGCGACCCAAGGTTACTACGGTGGTTGGGTGGATCTGTTTGGTCAGCGCTTCATTGAAGTTTGGTCAGGGATGCCGACCCTGTTCTTGCTGATCATTCTATCGAGTTTTATCGAGCCGAACTTCTGGTGGCTGCTCGGAATTATGGTGCTGTTCAGTTGGATGAGTCTGGTTGGCATTGTTCGCGCCGAGTTCTTACGCTGCCGAAACTTTGATTATGTACGTGCCGCGCAAGCGATGGGTGTTGACGACAAACGCATTATGCTTCGTCACATGCTACCCAACGCGATGGTGGCTTCATTAACCATGATGCCGTTTATCCTTTCAGGCTCGGTCACCACATTAACCTCATTAGATTTCTTAGGCTTTGGTCTTCCTGCAGGTTCGCCTTCATTAGGTGAGCTGTTGGCGCAAGGTAAAGCGAACTTGCAAGCGCCTTGGCTTGGCATTTCTGCTTTCGTCGTGCTTTCACTGATGTTGACGTTACTGGTTTTCGTTGGTGAAGCGGTGCGTGATGCCTTCGATCCACATCAACAGAAGTAA